From a single Nocardioides panacis genomic region:
- a CDS encoding NAD(P)-dependent alcohol dehydrogenase: protein MSTMRACVLRSPGDLVIEERPVPDPARHEVQVRVTAVGVCGSDVHYFQHGRIGDFVVESPMVLGHESAGVVIGVGADVDPSRIGQRVSLEPGVPDLTCAQCRAGKYNLCPGMRFFATPPIDGSLAEVVTLHAGFAYPVPDSISDDAAALLEPLSVGVWANQKAHVGPGSRVLVTGAGAIGLVAAQCALAFGAQEVVVADINPHRLELARELGATAVLDSGSGSVADSGFEPDVLLECSGHSGVTDEGLRSLARAGRAVLVGMGGDELAVPLGVIQSREIQLTGTFRYANTWPTAIGLAASGRVSLDRLVTGHFPLKSSEDALLAATVDARAVKSIINPQH from the coding sequence ATGAGCACCATGCGAGCCTGCGTCCTGAGGTCGCCGGGCGACCTCGTCATCGAGGAGCGGCCCGTCCCCGACCCCGCACGCCACGAGGTCCAGGTCCGGGTCACGGCCGTGGGCGTCTGCGGTTCGGACGTGCACTACTTCCAGCACGGTCGCATCGGTGACTTCGTCGTCGAGAGCCCGATGGTGCTCGGGCACGAGTCGGCCGGCGTCGTCATCGGGGTCGGCGCGGACGTCGACCCGTCCCGCATCGGCCAGCGCGTCTCGCTCGAGCCGGGGGTGCCGGACCTGACCTGCGCGCAGTGCCGGGCCGGGAAGTACAACCTGTGTCCCGGGATGCGCTTCTTCGCCACCCCGCCGATCGACGGCTCGCTCGCCGAGGTGGTGACCCTGCACGCCGGCTTCGCCTACCCGGTGCCCGACTCGATCAGTGACGACGCCGCGGCCCTGCTCGAGCCTCTCTCGGTGGGGGTCTGGGCGAACCAGAAGGCCCACGTCGGGCCGGGCAGCCGGGTCCTGGTCACCGGGGCCGGCGCCATCGGGTTGGTTGCGGCCCAGTGCGCCCTCGCCTTCGGAGCCCAGGAGGTGGTGGTGGCCGACATCAACCCGCACCGGCTGGAGCTCGCCCGCGAGCTCGGTGCCACCGCGGTGCTGGACTCCGGTTCCGGGAGCGTGGCCGACAGCGGCTTCGAGCCGGACGTCCTTCTCGAGTGCTCCGGACACTCCGGGGTCACCGACGAGGGCCTCAGGTCGTTGGCCCGCGCCGGGCGTGCGGTCCTCGTGGGCATGGGCGGCGACGAGCTCGCCGTTCCGTTGGGGGTGATCCAGAGCCGGGAGATCCAGCTGACCGGCACCTTCCGCTACGCCAACACGTGGCCGACGGCGATCGGGCTCGCCGCCTCCGGGCGCGTCTCGCTCGATCGGCTCGTCACGGGCCACTTCCCGCTCAAGAGTTCCGAGGACGCCTTGCTCGCGGCCACCGTCGACGCTCGCGCAGTGAAGTCGATCATCAACCCTCAGCACTGA